A window from Citrus sinensis cultivar Valencia sweet orange chromosome 3, DVS_A1.0, whole genome shotgun sequence encodes these proteins:
- the LOC102618118 gene encoding polygalacturonase-like yields MSTSMSLPIKFLPFLLILFFSSSLAIPLSYNVLSFGARPDGQTDSVKSFLAAWAQACGSAEAATIYVPPGRYLLSNVVFQGQCKNNDITIRIDGTLVAPADYHVIGNAENWILFEHVSGVSINGGVLDGQGAGLWACKKSDNSNCPSGATTLRFSNSDNVVINGLASVDSQMFHIVINGCNDVKVQGVKVSAAGESPNTDGIHVQSSSGVTILDSKIGTGDDCVSVGPGATNLWIENVACGPGHGISIGSLGKEQQEAGVQNVTVTSVTFTGTQNGVRIKSWGRTSGGFARNILFQHALMNNVDNPIIIDQNYCPDNGNCPGQASGVKISDVIYQDIHGTSATEVGVKLDCSSKNPCTGISLEDVKLIYKNQPAEASCTNADGSASGFVLPNSCLKT; encoded by the exons taaatttttaccaTTTCTTTTGATTCTCTTCTTTAGTTCATCTTTAGCAATTCCTTTGAGTTACAATGTGCTGAGCTTCGGAGCCAGACCCGATGGCCAGACTGACTCAGTAAAATCCTTTCTTGCTGCATGGGCTCAAGCCTGTGGCTCGGCCGAGGCCGCAACCATTTACGTACCACCGGGGAGGTACTTACTAAGCAATGTTGTGTTTCAAGGCCAATGCAAGAACAATGATATTACCATACGTATTGACGGGACTCTGGTGGCTCCAGCTGATTATCATGTTATCGGAAATGCCGAAAACTGGATTTTATTTGAGCATGTTAGTGGGGTTTCTATTAATGGTGGCGTTCTTGATGGCCAAGGTGCTGGTTTGTGGGCTTGTAAAAAGTCGGACAATAGTAATTGCCCTAGTGGCGCTACG ACACTTCGCTTTAGCAACTCAGACAACGTTGTGATTAACGGATTAGCATCCGTAGATAGCCAGATGTTCCATATTGTCATCAATGGATGCAACGATGTGAAAGTACAGGGGGTCAAAGTTTCGGCCGCCGGTGAGAGCCCAAACACCGATGGCATTCACGTTCAATCATCAAGTGGTGTCACAATTTTGGACAGCAAAATTGGGACTGGTGATGACTGTGTATCAGTTGGGCCTGGCGCCACCAActtatggattgaaaatgttGCTTGTGGCCCTGGCCATGGGATcag CATTGGCAGCTTAGGCAAAGAGCAACAAGAGGCTGGAGTGCAAAATGTGACAGTAACATCTGTGACATTTACAGGCACTCAAAATGGAGTGAGGATTAAGTCCTGGGGCAGAACAAGCGGTGGATTTGCCAGGAACATTCTTTTCCAACATGCTCTTATGAACAATGTCGATAATCCAATCATAATTGATCAAAATTACTGCCCTGACAACGGGAATTGTCCTGGACAG GCTTCCGGGGTTAAAATCAGTGATGTGATATATCAAGATATTCATGGAACATCGGCAACGGAAGTTGGAGTAAAGCTCGATTGCAGTTCAAAGAATCCATGCACTGGAATTAGCTTGGAGGATGTGAAGCTCATTTACAAGAATCAACCAGCTGAAGCTTCCTGTACCAACGCTGATGGATCGGCCTCTGGATTTGTTCTTCCAAATAGTTGCTTGAAGACTTGa